One window of Fusobacterium polymorphum genomic DNA carries:
- a CDS encoding NAD(P)/FAD-dependent oxidoreductase, translated as MNMKYDLVIVGGGPAGLAAAVEAKRNGIDSILVIERAKELGGILQQCIHNGFGLHEFKEELTGPEYAQRFMDQLFELNIEYKLDTMVLGISENKIVQAINSIDGYMIIEAKSIILTMGCRERTRGAIAIPGDRPAGIFTAGAAQRYINMEGYMVGKRVVILGSGDIGLIMARRLTLEGAKVLAVAELMPFSGGLMRNIVQCLHDYDIPLYLSHTVIDIIGKDRVEKVIIAKVDENKKAIPGTEIEYECDTLLLSVGLIPENDISRATGIKIDPRTNGPIVNELMETSIAGIFASGNVVHVHDLVDFVSIESRKAGKSAAKYIKGEVTDGKYIEVQTGNGIGYTVPQKFRIENIEKNLELSMRVRQIYKNVKIVVKSNDVVIHSVKKNHMAPGEMEKITLSKTVLGKIDANKIVVEVVEEDK; from the coding sequence ATGAATATGAAATATGATTTAGTGATTGTTGGTGGAGGTCCAGCTGGACTTGCAGCAGCAGTAGAAGCTAAAAGAAATGGTATAGATAGCATACTTGTAATAGAAAGAGCAAAAGAATTAGGTGGAATATTACAACAATGTATTCACAATGGTTTTGGACTTCATGAATTTAAAGAAGAATTGACAGGACCTGAATATGCTCAAAGATTTATGGATCAATTATTTGAATTAAATATAGAATATAAGCTAGATACTATGGTTTTAGGAATTTCTGAAAATAAAATAGTTCAAGCTATAAACTCTATTGATGGCTATATGATAATTGAAGCTAAATCTATAATTTTAACTATGGGTTGTAGAGAAAGAACAAGAGGAGCAATAGCAATACCAGGAGATAGACCAGCAGGTATTTTTACAGCAGGGGCAGCTCAAAGATATATCAATATGGAAGGATATATGGTTGGTAAAAGAGTTGTTATCTTAGGTTCAGGAGATATTGGGCTTATTATGGCAAGAAGACTTACTCTTGAAGGTGCAAAAGTTTTAGCTGTTGCAGAACTTATGCCATTCTCAGGTGGGCTTATGAGAAATATAGTTCAATGTTTACATGATTATGATATTCCACTATATTTAAGTCATACTGTTATAGATATTATTGGTAAAGATAGAGTTGAAAAAGTCATCATAGCCAAGGTTGATGAAAATAAAAAGGCTATACCTGGAACTGAAATAGAATATGAATGTGATACTTTACTTCTATCAGTTGGACTTATCCCAGAAAATGATATTTCAAGAGCAACAGGAATTAAAATTGACCCTAGAACTAATGGTCCAATAGTAAATGAACTTATGGAAACAAGTATAGCAGGAATATTTGCTTCTGGAAATGTTGTCCATGTCCATGATTTAGTTGATTTTGTAAGTATCGAATCAAGAAAAGCAGGAAAATCTGCTGCTAAATATATAAAAGGTGAAGTTACAGACGGAAAATATATTGAAGTTCAAACAGGAAATGGAATAGGATATACTGTTCCACAAAAATTTAGAATAGAAAATATAGAAAAGAATTTGGAACTTTCTATGAGAGTTAGACAAATATATAAAAATGTTAAGATAGTAGTTAAATCAAATGATGTTGTAATACATTCAGTTAAGAAAAATCATATGGCTCCTGGAGAAATGGAAAAAATAACTCTATCTAAAACTGTACTTGGAAAAATTGATGCAAATAAAATTGTTGTAGAAGTAGTTGAGGAGGATAAATAA
- a CDS encoding NAD(P)/FAD-dependent oxidoreductase produces MFDVVVIGAGIMGAAVSRELSKYELKVLLLDKENDVSCGTTKANSAIVHAGYDAKEGSLMAKYNVLGNAMYEDLCKEVDAPFRKVGSYVLAFSDKEKEHLEMLYQRGLNNGVPEMEIIDAAEIQKREPHVSKEAVAALYAGTAGITGPWELTIKLVENAMENGVELKLNSEVTNIKKENNIFKIELKSGEVIETKALINAAGVYADFINNMLSNKHFKITPRIGEYYLLDKVQGYLTDSVIFQCPTEMGKGILVSKTAHGNIIVGPTASDVENKDDVGNTQEGLDTVRQFATKSIKDINFRDNIRNFAGLRAEADTGDFILGEAEDVKGFFNMAGTKSPGLTSSPAMAVDLAKMVVESFGGVKEKENFIKNRKMIHFINLSPEEKAEVIKKDPRYGRIICRCENITEGEIVDAIHRKCGGRTLNGIKRRVRPGAGRCQGGFCGPRVQEILARELGEDLEEIVMEQKDSYILTGKTK; encoded by the coding sequence ATGTTTGATGTAGTTGTTATTGGTGCTGGAATAATGGGAGCAGCAGTTTCAAGAGAATTATCTAAGTATGAATTAAAAGTTTTATTACTTGATAAAGAAAATGATGTTTCTTGTGGTACAACAAAAGCAAATTCTGCAATAGTTCATGCAGGATATGATGCAAAAGAAGGAAGCCTTATGGCAAAATACAATGTATTAGGTAATGCAATGTATGAAGATTTATGCAAAGAAGTAGATGCTCCATTTAGAAAAGTAGGTTCTTATGTATTAGCATTTTCTGATAAGGAAAAAGAACATTTAGAAATGTTATACCAAAGAGGATTAAATAATGGTGTTCCTGAAATGGAAATTATAGATGCAGCTGAAATTCAAAAAAGAGAACCTCATGTAAGTAAAGAAGCTGTTGCAGCTCTATATGCAGGTACAGCTGGGATAACAGGTCCTTGGGAATTAACAATTAAATTAGTAGAAAATGCTATGGAAAATGGTGTTGAATTAAAATTAAATTCAGAAGTTACAAATATAAAAAAAGAAAATAATATATTTAAAATAGAATTAAAATCTGGAGAAGTTATTGAGACAAAAGCTCTTATTAATGCAGCTGGAGTTTATGCAGATTTTATAAATAATATGCTTTCAAATAAACATTTTAAAATTACTCCAAGAATAGGGGAATATTATTTATTAGATAAGGTACAAGGATACTTAACTGATAGTGTTATATTCCAATGTCCTACTGAAATGGGAAAAGGAATTTTAGTTTCAAAAACTGCTCATGGAAATATAATAGTAGGTCCTACTGCCTCTGATGTTGAAAATAAAGATGATGTTGGAAACACTCAAGAAGGACTTGATACAGTTAGACAATTTGCAACAAAGAGTATAAAAGATATTAATTTTAGAGATAATATTAGAAATTTTGCTGGACTTAGAGCAGAGGCTGATACAGGAGATTTCATTCTAGGTGAGGCAGAAGATGTTAAAGGATTCTTTAATATGGCAGGAACTAAATCACCAGGACTTACATCTTCACCAGCAATGGCAGTTGATTTAGCTAAAATGGTAGTTGAAAGTTTTGGTGGAGTTAAAGAAAAAGAAAACTTTATAAAAAATAGAAAAATGATACATTTTATAAATTTATCACCAGAAGAAAAAGCAGAAGTTATAAAGAAAGACCCTAGATATGGAAGAATTATCTGTAGATGTGAGAACATAACAGAAGGAGAAATTGTTGATGCTATTCATAGAAAATGTGGTGGAAGAACATTAAATGGTATCAAAAGAAGAGTTAGACCAGGTGCTGGAAGATGCCAAGGTGGTTTCTGTGGACCTCGTGTACAAGAAATCTTAGCAAGAGAACTTGGAGAAGATTTAGAAGAAATAGTTATGGAACAAAAAGACTCTTACATCTTAACAGGAAAAACTAAATAG